In Lysobacter firmicutimachus, one genomic interval encodes:
- a CDS encoding BlaI/MecI/CopY family transcriptional regulator, whose product MNRKSIGDQELALLHYLDERDDASVGEVAADYGQTRGLARSTVLTMMERLRAKGFLRRRKVGGVYRYASVAATEDVMRSAVGQFVANTLQGSLSPFVAWMSQRGEVSEQELGELEQLVAQLQSRRKER is encoded by the coding sequence ATGAACCGTAAATCCATCGGCGACCAGGAGCTGGCCTTGCTGCATTACCTGGACGAACGCGACGACGCTTCGGTCGGCGAGGTCGCGGCCGACTACGGCCAGACCCGCGGTCTGGCCCGCTCGACCGTGCTGACCATGATGGAGCGCCTGCGCGCCAAGGGCTTCCTGCGCCGGCGCAAGGTCGGCGGCGTGTACCGCTACGCCAGCGTGGCCGCGACCGAGGATGTCATGCGCTCGGCGGTCGGCCAGTTCGTCGCCAATACCCTGCAAGGTTCGCTGTCGCCGTTCGTGGCCTGGATGTCGCAGCGTGGCGAGGTCAGCGAGCAGGAACTCGGCGAACTGGAGCAACTGGTCGCGCAACTGCAGTCGCGGCGCAAGGAGCGCTGA
- the frr gene encoding ribosome recycling factor — MLNDIKKDAQNRMAKSVESFRHDLTKVRTGRASTALVDHLKVNYHGSEMPLNQVASVQVSDARTLTITPWEKQIVGAVEKAILASDLGLTPNTAGTVIRINLPALTEERRKELTKVVHSESENAKVAVRNIRRDANHQAKELLKDKKVTEDELRRFEDEIQKVTDSAIKDVDGVVKAKEQELMAV, encoded by the coding sequence ATGCTCAACGACATCAAGAAAGACGCACAGAACCGCATGGCCAAGAGCGTCGAATCCTTCCGCCACGACCTGACCAAGGTCCGCACCGGGCGCGCCTCGACCGCGCTGGTCGACCACCTCAAGGTCAATTATCACGGCTCCGAGATGCCGCTGAACCAGGTCGCCAGCGTCCAGGTCAGCGATGCGCGCACCCTGACCATCACGCCGTGGGAGAAGCAGATCGTCGGCGCGGTCGAGAAGGCCATCCTGGCCTCCGACCTCGGCCTGACCCCGAACACCGCCGGCACGGTGATCCGCATCAACCTGCCGGCGCTGACCGAAGAGCGCCGCAAGGAACTGACCAAGGTCGTGCACAGCGAAAGCGAGAACGCCAAGGTCGCGGTCCGCAACATCCGCCGCGACGCCAACCATCAGGCCAAGGAACTGCTCAAGGACAAGAAGGTCACCGAGGACGAGCTGCGCCGCTTCGAGGACGAGATCCAGAAGGTCACCGACAGCGCGATCAAGGACGTCGACGGCGTGGTCAAGGCCAAGGAACAGGAGCTGATGGCGGTCTGA
- a CDS encoding cation diffusion facilitator family transporter has product MHSHGHHHAHGGTRAFAAVTLINLAYTALEAGYGFATNSLALLSDALHNLGDVLGLGLAWGAAVLARRSPTDRHTYGWRRATLLSPLANALLLVGFSGALGWEAIRRFGAPPQIPALPVMVVAAIGIAVNLGAAWLVRDGHEHDLNRRGAFLHLMADAAVSLAAVLAGAGMWLSGWAWLDPAIALLIGAVVAAGAFGLLRESFDAAMDAVPRGIDRSEVETLLRAQPGVEAVHHLHIWSLGAGEIAMTAHIVRPDDSDHDAFIDRLNRELDRRFGINHPTLQVEHGRACEHDRHDRAPHGAFDRAHGHHGHRHEHHDHGEHDHDRPHDCGAGHEHGGGEPPAHRHGHRSATSR; this is encoded by the coding sequence ATGCATTCCCACGGCCACCACCACGCTCACGGCGGGACCCGCGCCTTCGCCGCGGTCACCCTGATCAACCTCGCCTACACCGCGCTGGAGGCCGGCTACGGCTTCGCCACCAACTCCCTGGCCCTGCTTTCCGACGCCCTGCACAACCTCGGCGACGTGCTCGGCCTGGGTCTGGCCTGGGGCGCCGCCGTCCTGGCCCGGCGCAGTCCCACCGATCGCCACACGTACGGCTGGCGCCGCGCCACCCTGCTCTCGCCGTTGGCCAATGCGCTGCTGCTGGTCGGCTTCTCCGGCGCGCTGGGCTGGGAGGCGATCCGCCGCTTCGGCGCGCCGCCGCAGATTCCCGCGCTGCCGGTGATGGTGGTGGCGGCGATCGGCATCGCGGTCAACCTCGGCGCGGCCTGGCTGGTGCGCGACGGTCACGAGCACGACCTCAACCGGCGCGGCGCGTTCCTGCACTTGATGGCCGACGCCGCGGTGTCGCTGGCGGCGGTGCTGGCCGGCGCCGGCATGTGGCTGAGCGGCTGGGCCTGGCTCGACCCGGCGATCGCCCTGCTGATCGGCGCGGTGGTCGCGGCCGGCGCGTTCGGCCTGCTGCGCGAAAGCTTCGATGCGGCGATGGACGCGGTGCCGCGCGGCATCGACCGCAGCGAAGTCGAAACCCTGCTGCGCGCGCAGCCCGGCGTGGAGGCCGTGCATCATCTGCACATCTGGTCGCTCGGCGCCGGCGAGATCGCGATGACCGCGCACATCGTGCGCCCCGACGACAGTGACCACGACGCCTTCATCGACCGCCTCAATCGCGAACTCGACCGCCGTTTCGGCATCAACCACCCGACCCTGCAGGTCGAGCACGGCCGCGCCTGCGAGCACGACCGCCACGATCGCGCGCCGCACGGCGCGTTCGATCGCGCCCACGGGCATCACGGCCACCGCCACGAGCACCACGATCACGGCGAGCACGACCACGACCGTCCGCACGATTGCGGTGCCGGCCACGAGCACGGCGGCGGCGAGCCGCCCGCGCACCGTCACGGCCACCGATCCGCGACTTCGCGCTGA
- the uppS gene encoding polyprenyl diphosphate synthase has product MPNEPAPSPARIPRHLAVIMDGNGRWAERRRRPRIIGHRAGARTVNICIDFCIARGIQALTLFAFSSENWGRPEDEVGGLMKLFLNALEREVEELDRRGVRVRFIGERDRFSDKIRERMAAAEAQTRTNATLHLTIAASYGGRWDIVQAARSLAADVAAGRLAPEAIDEALFASRVSLADLPPPDLFIRTGGDTRISNFLLWQLAYTELWFTEALWPELDETMLQRALDEFGGRERRFGLTGAQIAAQPKETVE; this is encoded by the coding sequence ATGCCCAACGAGCCCGCCCCCTCGCCCGCCCGCATTCCGCGCCATCTCGCCGTCATCATGGACGGCAACGGCCGTTGGGCCGAACGCCGGCGCCGGCCGCGCATCATCGGCCACCGCGCCGGCGCCCGCACGGTCAACATCTGCATCGATTTCTGCATCGCCCGCGGCATCCAGGCGCTGACCCTGTTCGCGTTCTCGAGCGAGAACTGGGGCCGCCCGGAAGACGAAGTCGGCGGGTTGATGAAGCTGTTCCTCAACGCGCTGGAACGCGAGGTCGAGGAGTTGGACCGCCGCGGCGTGCGCGTGCGCTTCATCGGCGAGCGCGACCGTTTCTCGGACAAGATCCGCGAACGCATGGCCGCCGCCGAAGCCCAGACCCGCACCAACGCGACCCTGCACCTGACCATCGCCGCCAGCTACGGCGGCCGCTGGGACATCGTCCAGGCGGCGCGTTCGCTGGCCGCCGACGTCGCCGCCGGCCGGCTCGCCCCGGAAGCGATCGACGAAGCCCTGTTCGCCTCGCGGGTCAGCCTGGCCGACCTGCCGCCGCCGGATCTGTTCATCCGCACCGGCGGCGACACCCGGATCAGCAACTTCCTGCTCTGGCAGCTGGCCTATACCGAACTGTGGTTCACCGAAGCGCTGTGGCCCGAACTCGACGAGACGATGCTGCAACGCGCGTTGGACGAGTTCGGCGGCCGCGAGCGGCGCTTCGGCCTGACCGGGGCGCAGATCGCCGCCCAGCCCAAAGAGACCGTTGAATGA